From a single Candoia aspera isolate rCanAsp1 chromosome 2, rCanAsp1.hap2, whole genome shotgun sequence genomic region:
- the LOC134492586 gene encoding proteinase-activated receptor 1-like has product MLLRLRFNSFSGGEMESSWRMLHCLLCLLCVLGATVKTNNSSDQMILSSKPRKLLPTLIDSPNGTLLDIHSKEGSHILFAEDAETYLTSPWLTQFLPAVDILAFVLGLPLNFLSVLIFVMKTKLWKPAVVYMLNLASADLLLVSVLPFKISYLLRGHNWVFGPTMCRLLTSTFFCNMYCSILLMTGISMDRFLAVVCPMKSLSWRTVRCASVVCFTIWLLAIAGTIPFLVFDHTHWIPQLNTTTCLDIINISVTVKFFSHYSFAISVLFFLIPLLISTACYMCIIRQLSLSSVMVKPGRKRRAIFLSGAVLCTFFLCFGPANILLLMQLFFPHQQLRSIFFAYTLTLSLSTLNCCINPLIYYYASSKGQSQVWSLLCHRKLLLVGKGSQTSSNTAPFPSGLDHSFHT; this is encoded by the exons atgttacttaGGTTGAGGTTTAACAGCTTTTCCGGAGGAGAAATGGAATCTTCTTGGAGGATGCTACACTGTCTTCTCTGCCTGCTCTGTGTCTTGGGTGCTACCGTGAAAACGAACA aTTCATCAGATCAAATGATTCTTTCATCCAAGCCTAGGAAACTTTTGCCAACTTTAATCGATTCCCCAAATGGGACTCTGTTAGACATCCACAGTAAAGAAGGAAGTCATATTCTCTTTGCAGAAGATGCTGAAACATATTTGACTAGTCCATGGCTGACTCAGTTTCTCCCTGCAGTCGACATTCTTGCATTTGTTCTGGGTCTTCCCTTAAACTTTTTGTCTGTCCTTATCTTTGTGATGAAGACAAAGCtttggaagccagctgtggtGTACATGCTCAACCTGGCTTCTGCAGATCTGCTTCTAGTGAGTGTGCTGCCTTTTAAAATTTCCTATTTATTGAGGGGACACAACTGGGTCTTTGGACCCACCATGTGCCGATTGCTCACTTCTACTTTCTTCTGCAACATGTACTGCTCCATTCTGTTGATGACGGGGATCAGCATGGATCGTTTCTTGGCTGTGGTTTGCCCCATGAAGTCTCTTTCCTGGCGCACAGTGAGATGCGCCTCTGTGGTTTGTTTTACCATCTGGCTCCTCGCCATAGCAGGGACGATACCATTCCTGGTTTTTGATCACACTCATTGGATACCTCAGCTAAACACTACCACCTGCCTCGATATCATAAACATTTCTGTTACTGTGAAATTCTTTAGCCATTACTCTTTTGCCAtatctgttctcttctttttgaTCCCATTACTAATCTCTACCGCTTGTTATATGTGCATTATAAGGCAACTTTCTTTGTCCAGTGTTATGGTAAAGCCGgggaggaagaggcgtgccatcTTCTTATCTGGAGCTGTCTTGTGCaccttctttctttgttttggccCAGCCAATATCCTGTTGCTGATGCAACTCTTTTTTCCACATCAACAGCTCCGTAGCATCTTTTTTGCCTACACGCTCACCCTTTCCCTGAGTACCCTCAACTGTTGCATCAACCCCTTAATCTACTATTACGCTTCCTCAAAAGGTCAGAGCCAGGTCTGGAGTCTTCTGTGCCACAGAAAGCTGCTTCTGGTTGGAAAAGGGAGTCAAACAAGCAGCAACACTGCACCCTTTCCCAGTGGCTTAGACCATTCATTTCACACTTAG